AAGCACGACAGTTGGCGGCAGGATGGGGGGCGGCCGACGGACTCTTCCCCGGTGTGGACGCGCGGCGACTCGGCTCCGCGGGGGCCGTACCCGGCACCACCGAAACAGCGCCCGCCGTCGCGCCGGGATCGGGCCCCGCCACCGCGCAGCAAGGCTCCGCCGCAGAAGGACATACATGAAGATTTTGATGGTGTCGTGGGAGTACCCACCGGTCGTAGTCGGTGGACTCGGCATGCACGTGCATCACCTCGCCACCGAACTGGCCGCGGCGGGCCACGAGGTGGTCGTCTTGTCCCGACGTCCTTCAGGCACCGACTCCTCGACCCACCCCACGCACTCCTTCATCGCCGATGGGGTGCTGGTCGTCGCGGTCGCGGAGGACCCGCCGGTGTTCGACTTCGGCGAGGACATGCTCGCCTGGACGCTGGCCATGGGCCATGCCATGGTGCGCGCGGGCGTCGCCCTCGGGAAGCCTGGCATCGGTGACGGCTGGATCCCCGACGTGGTGCACGCGCACGACTGGCTGGTCGCCCACCCTGGTATAGCGCTGGCCGAGTACTACGACGTGCCGCTGGTGTCGACCATGCACGCCACCGAAGCCGGACGGCACAGCGGCTGGGTCGCGGGCAAGGTCAACAAGCAGGTGCATTCGGTCGAATGGTGGCTCGCCAACGAGTCCGACGCGCTGATCACCTGCTCGTCGTCCATGCAGGACGAGGTGGAACGGCTGTACGGGCCGGAACGGATCCCGATGACGGTGATCCGCAATGGAATCGACGTGGGCGCCTGGACCTTCCGTCCACGTTCACCGCGCACCGGTCCGCCCCGCGTGCTGTATGTGGGCAGGCTGGAGTACGAGAAAGGCGTGCAGGACGCGATCGCGGCGCTGCCCCGCATCCGCCGCGCCCACCCCGGTACGACCCTGACCATCGCCGGTGTCGGCACCCAGTTCGAGTGGCTGCGCGAGCGCGCCCGCGTACATCGGGTCGCCCGCGCGGTGATCTTCGCCGGGCAGCTCCACCACAAGGAGTTGCTCGGCTGGCTGCACGGCGCCGACGCGATCGTACTGCCCAGCCGGTACGAGCCCTTCGGCATCGTCGCCCTGGAGGCGGCGGCGGCGGGCACTCCGCTGATCACCTCGACGGCGGGCGGCCTCGGCGAGGCCGTGATCGACGGGGTGACCGGCGCGTCCTTCGCGCCCGCCGACGTCGACGGCCTGGTCGAGGCGGTCCGCGCCACCCTCGACGACCCCGCCGCGGCGCAGCAGCGAGCGCACGCCGCCCGCGAACGGCTCACCGCGGATTTCGCGTGGGACATGGTGGCAGCGGAAACCGCCCAGGTGTACCAATCGGCCAAACGCCGGGTGCGCAATCCGCTGGGCCGCCCGGCCATCATCGACCGCCCGCTGCCGGAACGCGATCCGAAGTAGTGCACGGCCGCGATCGTGCGCGGCTCAGGCCGTATCTCCTCTCGCATGAGCGGAGCCCTCCGTGGTTACGCTTCGCTGCCGCCTCCGGGCTTGACCGCTCATGCCACATCCCCTCTCGCATGAGCGGAGCCCTCCGTGGTTACGCTTCGCTGCCGCCTCCGGGCTTGACCGCTCATGCCACATCCCCTCTCGCATGAGCGGAGCCCTCCGTGGTTACGCTTCGCTGCCGCCTCCGGGCTTGACCGCTCATGCCGTGAGCTTCTTCACGATGCGCTCGACGGTGAGCCAGGTGCGGGTCGTGATGTCCTTGCCGTAGGTCTTGTCCAGCCAGGCCATGAAGTCCGGCGTCTTGCCGGGCACGCTGTTGTCGATGACCGCGAGAAAGGCGCGAGCCGCCTCGTCGTAGCCGATGATCCGGGTGAGCGGATCGGGTTGAGTGGGCAGCGTTCCCGGCGCCTCGACGGTGCCCTTGAGAAACGTCGCGATCAGATATGTCCCGCGCCCGTGTGTGAGTCCTGGGAAGGGGTCGGTGTCCAGCAGCGCGCGAAGTTCTTCGTAGCTGCGGATGATCGTGCCGCCGCCGATTCCGAGTTCCCGGTTCAACGCCTGCTGGATATGGTCCTCCAGCGCGGGAACATCGGTGCCTTGGCTGCGGAACACGATGTTGCCGCTGGTGAGCACCGACGCGACCCCCTCGAACCCGAGCCCATCGAACACCGCCCGCAATTTCGCGTTGCTCATGTTCGGATTGCTCGGCATGATCCCGCGCAGCAGTGCGGCGTACCTGTTCATGCCGGGGAACCTACTCGCTTGCCCCGACAGATCGGCGGACCCGCGGGGGCGGCTAGGCCGTCTGGGTGGCACCGTTCTTCTTGCGCGCGATATCCTCCAGGGCCGCAAAGTATTTCGCGCGCTCCTCGGCGCC
The DNA window shown above is from Nocardia sp. NBC_01730 and carries:
- a CDS encoding DUF1697 domain-containing protein, translating into MNRYAALLRGIMPSNPNMSNAKLRAVFDGLGFEGVASVLTSGNIVFRSQGTDVPALEDHIQQALNRELGIGGGTIIRSYEELRALLDTDPFPGLTHGRGTYLIATFLKGTVEAPGTLPTQPDPLTRIIGYDEAARAFLAVIDNSVPGKTPDFMAWLDKTYGKDITTRTWLTVERIVKKLTA
- a CDS encoding glycosyltransferase family 4 protein: MKILMVSWEYPPVVVGGLGMHVHHLATELAAAGHEVVVLSRRPSGTDSSTHPTHSFIADGVLVVAVAEDPPVFDFGEDMLAWTLAMGHAMVRAGVALGKPGIGDGWIPDVVHAHDWLVAHPGIALAEYYDVPLVSTMHATEAGRHSGWVAGKVNKQVHSVEWWLANESDALITCSSSMQDEVERLYGPERIPMTVIRNGIDVGAWTFRPRSPRTGPPRVLYVGRLEYEKGVQDAIAALPRIRRAHPGTTLTIAGVGTQFEWLRERARVHRVARAVIFAGQLHHKELLGWLHGADAIVLPSRYEPFGIVALEAAAAGTPLITSTAGGLGEAVIDGVTGASFAPADVDGLVEAVRATLDDPAAAQQRAHAARERLTADFAWDMVAAETAQVYQSAKRRVRNPLGRPAIIDRPLPERDPK